A DNA window from Micromonospora sp. NBC_01739 contains the following coding sequences:
- a CDS encoding 8-amino-7-oxononanoate synthase — protein sequence MADWLAALNRRAELRARAGLTRKLYPRPAADAVVDLAGNDYLGLSGHPEVIAAATRALSRYGLGATGSRLVRGSTEAHHALEDSLAGWLGTDRALVFSSGYLANLGAVRALVRPRTLLISDAHNHASLIDGCRVSGAETVVTPHADVAAVATALAAAPGRPAVVITESIFSVDGDLAPLVDLHRVAREHGALLLVDDAHALGVTGPAGAGAVAAAGLAGEPDVVITATLSKALAGAGGVVAGPAEFVRHLVETARTFIYDTALPPAVAAGVHAAVELARTGEERRVLLAERAALAVGRLRAAGLEVSTPDAAVVSVTAPGPEAATAWAAACRERGVAVGCFRPPSTPDSRSRLRLTIGAGVSQADFEHALEVIVESAP from the coding sequence GTGGCGGACTGGCTGGCGGCGCTGAACCGCCGCGCCGAGCTGCGGGCGCGGGCGGGTCTGACCCGCAAGCTGTACCCGCGCCCGGCCGCCGACGCCGTGGTCGACCTGGCCGGCAACGACTACCTGGGGCTGTCCGGGCACCCCGAGGTGATCGCCGCCGCCACCCGGGCGCTGTCCCGGTACGGCCTGGGGGCTACCGGTTCCCGGTTGGTCCGTGGCTCCACCGAGGCCCACCACGCCCTGGAGGACAGCCTCGCCGGTTGGCTCGGCACCGATCGGGCACTCGTCTTCTCCTCGGGATACCTGGCCAACCTCGGTGCCGTCCGGGCCCTGGTGCGCCCCCGTACCCTGCTGATCTCCGACGCCCACAACCACGCCAGCCTGATCGACGGGTGCCGGGTCTCCGGTGCGGAGACCGTGGTCACCCCGCACGCCGACGTGGCCGCCGTCGCGACCGCCCTGGCGGCGGCGCCCGGTCGACCGGCGGTGGTGATCACCGAGTCGATCTTCTCCGTCGACGGTGACCTGGCCCCCCTGGTCGACCTGCACCGGGTCGCCCGCGAACACGGCGCCCTGCTGCTGGTCGACGACGCGCACGCCCTCGGGGTGACCGGGCCCGCCGGGGCCGGTGCGGTGGCCGCCGCCGGGCTGGCCGGCGAACCGGATGTGGTGATCACCGCCACCCTGTCCAAGGCCCTGGCCGGGGCGGGTGGGGTGGTGGCCGGTCCGGCCGAGTTCGTCCGGCATCTGGTGGAGACCGCCCGGACCTTCATCTACGACACCGCCCTGCCCCCGGCCGTCGCCGCCGGGGTGCACGCCGCAGTCGAACTGGCACGCACCGGGGAGGAGCGGCGGGTCCTCCTGGCCGAGCGGGCCGCCCTGGCGGTGGGTCGGCTGCGCGCCGCCGGCCTGGAGGTCTCCACCCCCGACGCGGCCGTCGTCTCGGTCACCGCCCCCGGACCGGAGGCGGCGACGGCCTGGGCCGCCGCCTGCCGCGAGCGGGGTGTGGCGGTCGGCTGTTTCCGTCCCCCCTCCACCCCGGACAGTCGGTCCCGGCTGCGACTGACCATCGGCGCGGGGGTGTCCCAGGCGGACTTCGAGCATGCCCTGGAGGTCATCGTGGAAAGCGCCCCATGA
- the bioB gene encoding biotin synthase BioB, producing MSEILDQARTQVLEGGVGLDQAGVLAVLNLPDEHLTATLQLAHEVRMRWCGPEVEVEGIVSLKTGGCPEDCHFCSQSGLFTSPVRSVWLDIPSLVKAAKQTAATGATEFCIVAAVRGPDARLMKQMREGVAAIKAEVDIQVAASLGMLTQEQVDELVEMGVHRYNHNLETCRSYFPNVVTTHSWEERWETLRMVRESGMEVCCGGILGLGETVEQRAEFAAQLAELDPHEVPLNFLNPRPGTPLGDRPVVEGKDALRAIAAFRLAMPRTILRYAGGREITLGDLGTRDGLLGGINAVIVGNYLTTLGRPATDDLKLLEDLKMPVKALSATL from the coding sequence ATGTCAGAGATCCTCGACCAGGCCCGCACCCAGGTGTTGGAGGGCGGCGTCGGCCTCGACCAAGCCGGTGTCCTCGCCGTGCTCAACCTGCCCGACGAGCACCTGACCGCCACCCTGCAACTCGCCCACGAGGTGCGGATGCGCTGGTGCGGCCCGGAGGTGGAGGTCGAGGGCATCGTCTCGCTGAAGACCGGCGGCTGCCCGGAGGACTGCCACTTCTGCTCCCAGTCCGGCCTGTTCACCTCCCCGGTGCGCTCGGTGTGGCTGGACATTCCCTCCCTGGTCAAGGCCGCCAAGCAGACCGCCGCCACCGGGGCGACCGAGTTCTGCATCGTGGCCGCCGTACGCGGCCCGGACGCCCGGCTGATGAAGCAGATGCGCGAGGGTGTGGCGGCGATCAAGGCCGAGGTCGACATCCAGGTCGCCGCCTCGCTGGGCATGCTCACCCAGGAACAGGTCGACGAACTCGTCGAGATGGGCGTGCACCGCTACAACCACAACCTGGAGACCTGCCGCTCCTACTTCCCGAACGTGGTCACCACCCACTCCTGGGAGGAGCGCTGGGAGACCCTGCGGATGGTCCGCGAATCCGGCATGGAGGTCTGCTGCGGCGGCATTCTGGGCCTCGGCGAGACCGTGGAGCAGCGGGCCGAGTTCGCCGCCCAGCTGGCCGAACTGGACCCGCACGAGGTGCCGCTGAACTTCCTCAACCCCCGACCCGGCACCCCCCTGGGCGACCGGCCGGTGGTCGAGGGCAAGGACGCGCTGCGGGCCATCGCCGCCTTCCGGCTGGCCATGCCGCGCACCATCCTGCGGTACGCCGGCGGCCGGGAGATCACCCTGGGTGATCTGGGTACCCGCGACGGGCTGCTCGGTGGCATCAACGCGGTGATCGTCGGCAACTACCTGACCACCCTGGGTCGACCCGCCACGGACGACCTCAAGCTGCTCGAAGACCTCAAGATGCCGGTCAAGGCGCTCTCGGCGACCCTGTGA
- the bsaP gene encoding biotin synthase auxiliary protein BsaP, which produces MGEMLGAWCDRCGEAVDTGTHPGCAAARALEPPRYCAHCRRRMKVQVLPVGWSAVCVEHGELRG; this is translated from the coding sequence ATGGGCGAGATGCTCGGCGCCTGGTGCGACCGGTGTGGGGAGGCCGTGGACACCGGCACCCACCCCGGCTGCGCGGCGGCTCGCGCACTGGAACCGCCGCGCTACTGTGCGCACTGCCGACGGCGGATGAAGGTGCAGGTGCTGCCGGTCGGCTGGTCGGCGGTCTGTGTCGAACACGGCGAGTTGCGAGGCTGA
- a CDS encoding GNAT family N-acetyltransferase — translation MVLRGRSVVLRPVTAADVPALTAIRAEPEVHRWWRGDEDLAAAVTADLADEDLTVYAVEHEGRVIGAIQWYAENDRDYRHASLDIFLDPAVRGAGLGGDAIRTLIRHLIDAHGHHRFTIDPAAANTPAIRAYAKVGFRPVGVLRRYERGADGRWHDGLLMDLLADELAD, via the coding sequence ATGGTGCTGCGGGGACGCTCGGTGGTGCTGCGACCAGTGACGGCCGCGGACGTACCGGCTCTCACCGCGATCCGCGCCGAGCCGGAGGTGCACCGCTGGTGGCGCGGCGACGAGGACCTGGCCGCCGCCGTCACCGCCGATCTGGCCGACGAGGACCTGACGGTGTACGCCGTCGAGCACGAGGGCCGGGTGATCGGCGCCATCCAGTGGTACGCCGAGAACGACCGCGACTACCGGCACGCCAGCCTGGACATCTTCCTGGACCCGGCGGTACGCGGTGCCGGGCTCGGCGGCGACGCCATCCGCACCCTGATCCGGCACCTCATCGACGCCCACGGCCACCACCGGTTCACCATCGACCCGGCGGCGGCGAACACCCCCGCGATCCGGGCGTACGCCAAGGTCGGCTTCCGCCCGGTGGGGGTGCTGCGCCGCTACGAGCGCGGCGCGGACGGCCGCTGGCACGACGGCCTGCTGATGGACCTGCTCGCCGACGAACTGGCCGACTGA